From one uncultured Bacteroides sp. genomic stretch:
- the cas5b gene encoding type I-B CRISPR-associated protein Cas5b, translating to MKAFCVKIETWTSSFRYPNLISGFHPTLEVPPISTVMGLLNAASGKYIEEREFYLGYYFDFKCKAVDLETIYQIEAHEKKYPKNIAKSNVIQREFLYDCRLFIYLTDEYLISCLKQPVYPLLLGRSCDLARVESIKTVELKQIENAKIAGQIIPFIDNYLPGQIQALPQYFTNTIPRKNLNTAPYTVISYDNPVNSQLKGYCHDAAEFNCDIFLHEIKV from the coding sequence ATGAAAGCTTTTTGTGTAAAAATTGAAACATGGACTTCTAGCTTTAGATATCCAAATTTAATTTCAGGATTTCATCCTACACTTGAAGTCCCTCCTATCAGCACTGTCATGGGATTATTAAATGCTGCTTCTGGTAAATATATAGAAGAAAGGGAGTTCTATTTAGGATATTATTTTGACTTTAAATGTAAAGCAGTAGACTTAGAGACAATCTATCAAATTGAAGCTCACGAAAAGAAATATCCCAAAAACATAGCAAAATCGAATGTTATTCAACGAGAATTTCTCTATGATTGTCGTCTCTTTATCTACTTGACTGACGAATATTTGATATCTTGTTTGAAACAACCTGTCTATCCATTATTATTAGGAAGAAGTTGTGATTTAGCTCGAGTGGAAAGCATAAAGACTGTTGAATTAAAGCAAATCGAAAATGCTAAAATTGCAGGTCAAATAATTCCATTTATTGATAATTATTTACCTGGGCAAATACAAGCATTGCCTCAGTATTTTACAAATACAATTCCTCGTAAGAATTTAAACACAGCACCTTATACAGTAATATCTTATGACAATCCAGTAAATTCACAGTTAAAAGGTTATTGCCATGATGCAGCCGAATTTAATTGTGATATATTTCTTCATGAAATAAAAGTATGA
- the cas7i gene encoding type I-B CRISPR-associated protein Cas7/Cst2/DevR: MKNQKSIIYNHTMKNIKTQGFILLDVDAVALNNAGKNTSSNNENGIATKSIKKNGRNYVYVSGQAWRYWWREALQKNIGWNLSPLTREGKIVFTNADPLKYPDDDVFGYMRAAKDVEVDENGEVVKDKKGNPKLTNVTVTRVSPLKNSAIISVGSVTPADHWSSMSRQEGDAVPYQKQEYSTIMKGMFSLDISMVGTFSNYDRTGYKNLSALLQEEALKNGATQIDDPFVLDGKGNPKKLLRLSDEIREKRAIETIKALKFISGGAMQTNNMGDVTPKFIILATTNTGNHPFSHIVKSNGEWDQNMVFNIEGLIEVLKDYKETFIGKVFIGYRTGFMDDIVSQLSSLKTMSDIPVVEILPVNKAIDEYCEELKSKIIE, from the coding sequence ATGAAGAATCAGAAATCAATAATTTATAATCATACTATGAAAAATATTAAAACTCAAGGGTTCATTTTACTTGATGTAGATGCTGTTGCATTAAACAATGCAGGTAAAAACACTTCCAGCAACAATGAGAATGGTATCGCTACTAAATCTATTAAAAAAAATGGGCGAAACTATGTTTATGTATCAGGACAAGCATGGCGTTATTGGTGGCGAGAAGCACTTCAAAAGAATATAGGATGGAATTTGTCACCATTAACGAGAGAAGGCAAGATTGTATTCACAAACGCTGACCCATTGAAATATCCTGATGATGATGTTTTTGGCTATATGCGTGCAGCAAAAGATGTAGAAGTAGATGAAAATGGAGAAGTGGTAAAAGATAAAAAAGGAAATCCTAAATTAACAAATGTAACTGTTACTCGCGTATCTCCACTAAAAAACTCTGCAATTATTTCCGTAGGAAGTGTAACTCCTGCTGATCATTGGTCTAGTATGTCTCGTCAAGAAGGAGATGCCGTTCCTTATCAAAAACAAGAATACAGCACAATAATGAAGGGAATGTTTAGCTTAGACATTTCAATGGTTGGAACATTCTCTAATTATGACCGTACTGGATATAAAAACCTTTCAGCTCTGTTACAGGAAGAAGCACTAAAGAACGGTGCTACGCAAATTGATGACCCATTTGTTTTAGATGGCAAAGGTAATCCCAAAAAACTTCTAAGATTATCCGATGAAATACGTGAAAAAAGAGCAATAGAAACGATAAAAGCATTAAAGTTTATTTCTGGCGGTGCCATGCAAACAAATAACATGGGAGATGTAACACCTAAGTTTATAATCTTAGCAACAACAAACACAGGAAACCATCCTTTTAGCCACATTGTGAAAAGCAATGGTGAATGGGATCAAAATATGGTGTTCAATATTGAAGGATTAATTGAAGTTCTCAAGGATTATAAAGAAACATTCATCGGAAAAGTATTTATTGGTTATCGAACAGGATTTATGGATGATATTGTATCTCAACTCAGTTCCCTAAAAACGATGTCAGATATTCCTGTTGTTGAAATATTACCTGTAAACAAAGCAATAGATGAATATTGTGAAGAATTGAAATCTAAAATTATAGAATGA
- the cas6 gene encoding CRISPR-associated endoribonuclease Cas6, giving the protein MRFKITLNTEKQAFGNALPLNYQYEQSAVIYKTLSYASADYATWLHNNGFTTDSKQFKLFTYSRLFIPQYIIDKQHALLLINSDTIEWYVSFLPEESTEKFIQGVFMNQTFQLGNQRNRVQFRVQSIEVLPPPYLEEEMTFETLSPICIALRNEDGRTDYLSPEDQRSKESLLFSLLNRYEAFYGKPYAGTVDFNFEVLNAPKPVLITFKAGTPEESRVKGYMCRFKIKVNEELVKIMYESGIGMKGSQGWGMVKISRK; this is encoded by the coding sequence AAGCCTTCGGCAATGCCCTACCGCTAAATTACCAGTACGAACAATCGGCAGTTATATACAAAACTCTGTCTTATGCCAGTGCAGACTATGCAACATGGCTACACAACAACGGTTTTACAACTGATTCCAAACAGTTTAAACTCTTCACTTACTCCAGACTCTTTATTCCCCAATATATCATTGACAAGCAACACGCGCTTCTTCTCATAAACAGTGATACGATAGAATGGTATGTTTCTTTCCTTCCCGAAGAGTCGACCGAAAAGTTTATTCAAGGCGTTTTCATGAATCAGACCTTTCAGTTGGGCAATCAAAGGAATAGAGTACAATTTCGTGTGCAGAGCATTGAAGTGCTTCCTCCACCATACTTAGAAGAAGAGATGACGTTTGAAACGCTCTCTCCTATCTGCATCGCACTACGCAATGAAGATGGTCGCACCGATTATCTATCGCCAGAAGACCAACGTTCTAAAGAATCACTCCTTTTCAGCTTATTAAATAGGTATGAAGCATTCTACGGTAAACCCTACGCAGGCACAGTCGACTTTAACTTTGAAGTGCTGAATGCTCCCAAACCTGTACTGATAACTTTTAAAGCCGGAACGCCTGAAGAATCAAGGGTAAAAGGATATATGTGTCGGTTCAAGATTAAGGTAAATGAGGAGTTGGTGAAGATCATGTATGAAAGCGGCATCGGGATGAAAGGGTCACAAGGATGGGGAATGGTGAAAATTAGTAGAAAATAA